Proteins found in one Paenibacillus sp. FSL R10-2782 genomic segment:
- a CDS encoding sigma-70 family RNA polymerase sigma factor — protein MTGKEHGIEPESADLSLEELYQRYRKYSFAIAYRMLGTVTDAEDVVQDCFVELRNKPLKNLQNPKAYVAKMTMNRCLNLLNSARKQRETYVGQWLPEPLGESADLPADWLERKDMISYAFLVLLEQLKPMERAVFVLREAFQYDYKEIAELLGKTESNCRQLFSRSRRILASEESAHADSISGSTMNPSRIKVLERFTAAFLAYDVSAMLELLAEQPVFVADGGGNVHTVMRPMVVRKGVLALLTSRRVLTVLRERELVRTVINGEVQLVFLKEGTVREVLCISLTPDGEHIQDFYLMINPDKLGHIRV, from the coding sequence TTGACTGGCAAAGAACACGGGATTGAACCAGAATCGGCGGATTTAAGTCTGGAGGAGCTATATCAAAGGTATCGTAAATATTCTTTTGCCATTGCTTATCGAATGCTTGGGACAGTAACGGATGCCGAGGATGTAGTTCAAGACTGCTTTGTCGAATTGAGGAATAAGCCCCTGAAGAACTTACAGAATCCCAAAGCCTATGTTGCCAAAATGACGATGAATCGGTGTCTGAATCTGCTGAACTCTGCGCGGAAGCAAAGAGAGACATATGTTGGACAGTGGCTGCCAGAGCCGCTTGGTGAGAGCGCCGATCTGCCAGCGGATTGGTTGGAGCGTAAAGATATGATATCTTACGCTTTTCTGGTTCTGTTGGAGCAGCTCAAGCCGATGGAACGGGCTGTTTTTGTGCTCAGGGAAGCTTTTCAATATGACTATAAAGAGATCGCGGAATTACTGGGAAAGACCGAAAGTAACTGTCGTCAGCTGTTCAGTCGCTCCCGCCGTATTCTTGCTTCCGAGGAATCTGCCCATGCTGATTCGATTAGCGGCAGTACGATGAATCCTTCCAGAATAAAGGTGCTGGAACGTTTTACGGCCGCCTTTCTCGCCTACGATGTTAGCGCTATGCTGGAGCTGCTGGCTGAGCAGCCCGTATTTGTGGCAGATGGCGGAGGCAATGTGCATACGGTGATGAGACCCATGGTCGTTCGCAAAGGCGTTCTCGCCTTGCTAACCTCTCGTCGGGTATTAACCGTATTACGGGAGAGAGAACTGGTTCGCACCGTTATCAATGGTGAGGTACAGCTCGTATTCTTGAAAGAAGGCACAGTGAGGGAGGTCTTGTGCATCAGTCTGACACCGGACGGGGAGCATATTCAGGATTTTTACTTGATGATCAATCCGGACAAGCTGGGGCATATTCGGGTATGA
- a CDS encoding zinc ribbon domain-containing protein, whose amino-acid sequence MNLIQRIKEGANRATEKAQHAVEISKINSQITTIQQEMDVHFLRMGQIFYEGYRASDMSVAEKEMTQLSTACDELQDEIDELRGRIAELKNAYLCTCGAVVPLDANFCPKCGRKLNEGQAASKQVAAVREEVPTGVYSFDLRKQEEPAKSSEPAYNHYEEHGPYDQHELEQHELNETHDPSSLDRNYTVSDFTPEEKAAFDEEWERRRQEELEQEHRRLEELERERERQEELDERIRYWKANNSEAEKPAIPAAQVRENVKCQICTAELPKGSKWCPRCGAEQI is encoded by the coding sequence ATGAATCTGATTCAACGTATTAAAGAAGGCGCGAATCGCGCTACAGAAAAGGCACAGCATGCTGTCGAGATTAGTAAAATAAATTCACAAATTACAACGATTCAGCAGGAAATGGATGTTCATTTTTTGCGAATGGGTCAAATTTTTTATGAAGGCTACCGGGCATCCGATATGTCGGTGGCAGAAAAGGAAATGACACAGCTATCTACCGCTTGTGATGAGCTACAGGATGAAATTGACGAGCTGCGCGGTAGAATTGCAGAGCTGAAAAATGCTTATTTATGCACCTGTGGAGCTGTTGTGCCGCTGGATGCGAATTTTTGCCCGAAATGTGGGCGCAAGCTGAATGAGGGACAGGCTGCTTCCAAGCAAGTGGCTGCTGTGCGCGAAGAAGTGCCCACGGGTGTATATTCGTTTGATCTGCGCAAGCAAGAAGAACCAGCCAAGAGCTCTGAGCCTGCTTACAACCATTACGAAGAGCATGGGCCGTATGATCAGCATGAACTGGAGCAGCATGAGCTGAATGAAACACATGATCCATCCAGCCTGGACCGTAACTATACAGTTTCCGATTTTACACCGGAAGAAAAAGCGGCCTTCGATGAAGAGTGGGAGCGTCGTCGCCAGGAAGAACTGGAGCAAGAGCACCGTCGATTGGAGGAGCTGGAACGTGAACGGGAGCGTCAGGAGGAACTGGACGAGCGTATTCGATACTGGAAGGCCAACAACTCCGAGGCAGAAAAGCCAGCAATTCCGGCTGCACAGGTACGTGAGAATGTGAAATGCCAAATTTGCACAGCCGAGCTGCCCAAAGGCTCCAAGTGGTGCCCGCGTTGCGGAGCTGAACAGATTTGA
- a CDS encoding MetQ/NlpA family ABC transporter substrate-binding protein — protein MRKSFVLLLGISLLLVAAGCGNKSSDSSGASSTSGSETQKIVIGSMGSDAQIWKHIAQSQAAKDAKLDIQVKEINGGIETNNATKEGEVDVNAFQSWAYLVTYNKESKADLKAIATTYLEPMGIYSQKFKSIDEVTDGALVALADNPANTARGLKLLEASGLIKLKADFDDALGTVNDITSNPKNLKFELIDDKTGPRVIQDVGLVLIGNTIALEGGLNVLKDSLFHEEISQATKNNINVLVTSSDKANDKGLQKLADLYHSEDTQKYIKDEFGGTKVEVKEPVSYLEGK, from the coding sequence ATGAGGAAATCATTCGTTTTACTATTGGGAATCAGTTTATTATTAGTAGCTGCAGGATGTGGCAATAAAAGCTCTGACAGTAGTGGTGCCAGCTCCACTTCCGGTTCGGAAACACAGAAAATAGTCATCGGCTCCATGGGCTCGGACGCACAGATCTGGAAGCATATTGCCCAGTCTCAAGCAGCCAAGGATGCCAAGCTGGACATTCAAGTGAAGGAAATTAACGGAGGAATCGAAACGAACAATGCCACCAAGGAAGGCGAAGTGGATGTGAATGCATTCCAGTCGTGGGCTTATCTCGTTACCTATAACAAGGAAAGCAAGGCAGATTTGAAGGCTATTGCCACAACCTATCTGGAGCCGATGGGTATCTACTCACAAAAATTCAAAAGCATTGATGAAGTGACGGACGGGGCTTTGGTGGCTTTGGCAGATAATCCGGCCAATACGGCAAGAGGTTTGAAGCTGTTGGAGGCATCCGGCCTAATTAAGCTGAAAGCAGATTTTGATGATGCTTTAGGCACGGTCAATGATATCACCAGCAATCCTAAAAACCTGAAATTTGAGCTGATCGACGATAAAACAGGGCCGCGTGTGATTCAGGATGTGGGCTTGGTATTGATCGGGAACACGATTGCTCTAGAGGGTGGCCTGAATGTACTTAAAGATTCTTTGTTCCACGAAGAGATCAGTCAGGCGACTAAAAATAATATCAATGTCCTGGTTACCTCATCCGATAAGGCGAATGACAAAGGACTTCAAAAGTTGGCAGATCTGTATCATAGCGAGGATACCCAAAAATACATTAAAGATGAATTTGGCGGCACCAAAGTAGAGGTTAAAGAGCCTGTTTCTTATTTGGAAGGAAAGTAA
- a CDS encoding NUDIX domain-containing protein, giving the protein MTSELLDIYDDEDKPLGTASRQDAHAKGYWHHTFHCWLARDTSTGRRLLFQQRQDTKDTFPGYYDITAAGHLTAGEEVSQAARELEEELGIHVPFTSLTPLMAVRYESKGTAQGTSFWDREVSSVFGLLSNQPLEDYRLQQEEVAGLYEADLEQALALFEGRIPFLEANGISSGPSPEQHRRLITSDQFVPHKAGYITSICRALMELPAR; this is encoded by the coding sequence ATGACTAGCGAGCTTCTGGACATCTATGATGATGAAGATAAGCCCCTTGGCACAGCTTCCCGCCAAGATGCACACGCCAAGGGATACTGGCACCATACCTTTCACTGCTGGCTGGCACGAGATACTTCAACAGGCCGCCGCTTGCTTTTTCAACAGCGCCAGGATACGAAGGACACTTTTCCCGGCTACTACGATATTACGGCAGCAGGCCATTTAACGGCAGGTGAGGAGGTATCTCAGGCAGCACGTGAGTTAGAGGAAGAACTGGGCATTCACGTTCCCTTTACCTCATTGACACCGCTGATGGCCGTCCGATATGAGAGCAAAGGAACCGCGCAGGGCACATCTTTTTGGGACCGTGAGGTCAGCTCGGTGTTTGGATTGCTGTCGAACCAGCCATTGGAGGACTATCGTCTCCAGCAAGAAGAAGTGGCCGGGCTATACGAGGCAGACCTCGAACAGGCACTGGCCCTCTTCGAAGGCCGCATTCCTTTTCTCGAAGCCAACGGCATATCCTCGGGGCCGAGCCCCGAACAGCATCGTCGCCTGATCACATCGGATCAATTCGTACCTCATAAGGCCGGATACATTACATCTATATGCCGGGCTCTGATGGAACTTCCCGCCCGATAA
- a CDS encoding GTP pyrophosphokinase family protein, whose product MNEPDWKHLNAVPLPLQEFQLQLEQNGVNAKQLEEWRKIPVLYQLALEELKNKIKLIQTEWKLMDGFSPIEHIKTRIKEPHSIVEKVRRKGYEVTLDNILREIHDIAGMRVVCAFVKDIYRLMDHLRTREDIRILEIKDYIAQPKPNGYQSLHVIVEVPLILFEGTRWIKVEIQLRTLAMDFWASMEHILYYKFDKKVPEHVVNGLSEAARATYELDQKMLKLRGEILSLSEEQEQADSPEHPTAAESSSKTLSLATDHTESRPQTC is encoded by the coding sequence GTGAATGAACCGGATTGGAAGCACTTGAATGCTGTCCCTTTGCCCTTACAGGAATTTCAGCTACAGCTGGAGCAGAATGGAGTTAACGCCAAGCAACTGGAGGAATGGAGAAAAATCCCGGTCCTTTATCAGTTGGCTCTGGAGGAATTAAAGAACAAAATCAAGCTGATTCAGACCGAATGGAAGCTGATGGACGGCTTTAGCCCGATTGAGCATATCAAGACCCGAATCAAAGAGCCTCACAGCATTGTGGAAAAGGTTCGACGCAAAGGGTATGAAGTCACCCTGGACAATATACTGCGTGAAATTCATGACATCGCGGGAATGCGAGTCGTGTGTGCTTTTGTGAAAGATATTTACCGCCTGATGGATCACCTGCGCACACGGGAAGACATCCGTATTCTGGAGATCAAGGACTATATTGCCCAACCCAAGCCCAACGGCTATCAGAGCCTTCATGTGATTGTAGAAGTTCCGCTAATTCTGTTTGAAGGTACGCGCTGGATCAAGGTTGAAATTCAGCTCCGCACACTGGCTATGGATTTCTGGGCCAGCATGGAGCATATTCTGTACTATAAGTTCGATAAGAAAGTGCCTGAGCATGTCGTTAACGGATTATCCGAGGCTGCGCGTGCAACCTATGAGCTGGATCAGAAAATGCTCAAGCTGCGCGGCGAAATCTTGTCCCTCAGCGAGGAACAGGAGCAAGCAGACTCCCCGGAGCATCCAACTGCTGCGGAATCCTCTTCGAAGACACTCTCCCTTGCCACGGATCACACCGAATCCCGGCCACAGACCTGCTAG
- a CDS encoding S-ribosylhomocysteine lyase — protein sequence MAKVESFQLDHTIVKAPYVRAAGVEHDEKGSTVQKYDLRFLQPNEDAIPTAAVHTLEHLLATYLRDEIKGIIDISPMGCRTGFYLILWNEHEPEEIAVALEKTLKRILETTEVPAVTPLECGNYKDHSLFSAQEYVKIVLEAGISRDPFERVL from the coding sequence ATGGCAAAAGTAGAAAGCTTTCAACTAGATCACACGATTGTAAAAGCCCCTTATGTAAGAGCAGCTGGAGTAGAGCATGACGAAAAAGGAAGCACAGTCCAAAAGTATGACTTGAGATTTTTACAGCCGAATGAGGATGCGATTCCAACAGCCGCTGTACATACACTGGAACACTTGTTGGCGACGTATTTGAGAGATGAAATTAAAGGGATTATCGATATTTCTCCAATGGGATGCAGAACCGGGTTTTATTTGATTCTTTGGAACGAGCATGAGCCCGAGGAAATTGCAGTCGCTTTGGAAAAAACCTTGAAAAGAATTCTGGAAACCACGGAGGTTCCGGCTGTTACACCTTTGGAATGCGGGAACTACAAGGACCACTCTCTTTTCTCAGCACAGGAATATGTGAAAATTGTATTGGAAGCGGGTATTAGCCGAGATCCTTTCGAAAGAGTATTGTAA
- a CDS encoding UvrD-helicase domain-containing protein, translating to MDPNPAFYPRPIGVPYSASSPQAPRASMDTSSTLVSDSDGDSAYFRALENAGIHLNRPQIQAVRHGKGPLLTLAGAGCGKTTVLAARAGYLMALRDVPASSILLVTFTSKAAAEMKLRIAGLPGVRPAAARAVQARTFHSFALAMLRHRGVQDEVFGETQAQHTVMKMMLRQLGLSEAFQPESLLSALSAWKAEGRSADELPETVREESDAKRAMLAYEAWKQERNKMDFDDILLRASVLLRDPDVLQPLQRRFSHIMVDEFQDTNALQYEMVQRLAARHRNLMVVGDDDQTIYTFNGARQESILEFDKVYKDAKVITLDINYRSDARILGLGSNIVAKNVHRRSKRLSAAGREGLPPQFATPSGPEEEAAHIVTHLLGQVEEGRLRYRDIAILHRTASGSRSIFEQLIMRDVPFIQYGAGAVFYDQSLIRPLMDHLRLSLNPRRMESIPSTLGPLYVSREAGMEWIMREEKQQAKKYPLIHLSRWDRLRDFQREQVKERIRLIRSLTTMKPTYAIQEMRRVFYDKYLESGDTGAWTHYKETMQESLEELETAAKRFDTVEAFVSFADELSERHRQMESLRREEDSDAVRLMTIHRAKGLEFPCVYWIGASEGILPHSSALHSELPEDRRAGAAPAAAVDNDAALEEERRLAYVAVTRAKELLYITSPASNHGKPAAVSRFLLEAYGVTPPEASKQETRRTSFSQPKGAAGHGSRSSSGAAVSSTAARVSSRPGPGSGSARTASSVASTREEPRISVPVWKCTDDACKAWMRRDTTGARRTASAGAGTPPVCPLCSSPMTEGTRSIPAR from the coding sequence ATGGACCCAAATCCTGCTTTTTACCCCCGTCCTATCGGGGTTCCTTATTCAGCGTCAAGCCCGCAGGCCCCCCGTGCTTCTATGGATACCAGCTCAACGCTGGTATCTGACAGTGACGGCGACTCGGCTTATTTCAGAGCTTTGGAGAACGCGGGTATTCACTTGAATCGCCCGCAAATTCAGGCTGTCCGTCATGGTAAAGGCCCCCTGCTGACACTAGCCGGGGCAGGTTGCGGCAAAACCACCGTGTTGGCCGCCCGTGCGGGCTACCTGATGGCACTGCGAGATGTTCCTGCATCGTCCATCCTGCTGGTGACCTTCACCAGCAAGGCGGCTGCCGAAATGAAGCTGCGCATCGCAGGACTGCCCGGTGTGCGCCCGGCAGCCGCACGTGCCGTCCAAGCGCGTACCTTCCACTCGTTCGCTTTGGCGATGCTGCGGCATCGCGGTGTGCAGGATGAAGTATTCGGCGAAACGCAGGCCCAGCACACCGTTATGAAAATGATGCTGCGCCAGCTCGGGCTTAGCGAGGCCTTCCAGCCTGAAAGCCTGCTGTCCGCCCTCTCCGCCTGGAAGGCGGAAGGCCGCAGCGCAGACGAGCTGCCGGAAACCGTACGCGAGGAATCGGATGCCAAGCGTGCCATGCTCGCTTATGAAGCCTGGAAGCAGGAACGCAATAAAATGGATTTTGACGATATTCTGCTGCGTGCTTCCGTTCTACTACGTGACCCGGATGTGCTTCAGCCGCTTCAACGGCGTTTTTCCCACATCATGGTCGATGAGTTTCAGGATACGAATGCCCTGCAATATGAAATGGTGCAGCGATTGGCTGCCCGTCACCGCAATCTGATGGTCGTCGGTGATGATGACCAGACGATCTACACCTTTAACGGGGCACGTCAGGAATCCATTCTGGAGTTCGACAAGGTCTACAAGGATGCGAAAGTCATTACCCTTGATATTAATTACCGCAGCGATGCGCGGATTTTGGGGCTGGGCTCCAACATTGTCGCCAAAAACGTCCACCGACGCTCCAAGCGCCTGTCGGCTGCCGGACGTGAGGGCCTGCCCCCACAGTTTGCCACGCCATCCGGGCCGGAGGAAGAAGCGGCGCATATTGTTACACATCTGCTCGGACAGGTAGAGGAAGGTCGGCTTCGCTATAGGGATATCGCAATTTTGCATCGGACAGCCAGCGGAAGCCGTTCTATTTTTGAGCAATTAATCATGCGGGATGTACCGTTTATTCAGTACGGAGCCGGGGCTGTATTTTATGACCAATCCCTGATTCGTCCCTTGATGGATCACTTGCGTCTGTCGTTGAACCCCCGGCGGATGGAATCCATTCCGAGTACCCTTGGGCCGCTGTATGTCTCCCGTGAAGCAGGGATGGAATGGATTATGCGCGAGGAAAAGCAGCAGGCTAAAAAATATCCGTTAATCCATCTCAGCCGTTGGGATCGGCTGCGCGACTTTCAGCGTGAACAGGTGAAGGAGCGTATCCGGCTGATTCGCAGCCTCACCACGATGAAGCCGACCTATGCCATTCAGGAAATGCGGCGTGTTTTCTATGATAAATATTTGGAAAGCGGCGATACAGGCGCATGGACTCATTATAAGGAAACAATGCAGGAAAGCCTGGAGGAGCTGGAAACGGCGGCGAAGCGGTTTGACACGGTGGAGGCGTTCGTCAGCTTTGCGGACGAGCTTTCCGAGCGCCACCGTCAGATGGAATCGCTGCGCAGAGAGGAAGACAGCGATGCTGTCCGCCTCATGACGATCCACCGAGCCAAGGGACTGGAGTTCCCTTGCGTCTACTGGATCGGCGCCAGCGAAGGCATCCTGCCGCACAGCTCTGCGTTGCACAGCGAGCTGCCAGAGGATCGGCGGGCAGGCGCAGCCCCCGCAGCGGCCGTAGATAACGACGCGGCGCTGGAGGAAGAGCGCCGCCTCGCCTACGTGGCCGTCACCCGGGCGAAGGAGCTGCTATACATCACCTCCCCCGCCTCCAACCACGGCAAGCCTGCCGCCGTGTCGCGCTTCCTGCTGGAAGCCTATGGGGTCACACCCCCTGAGGCTTCCAAGCAGGAAACGCGGCGCACCAGCTTCAGCCAGCCGAAGGGAGCTGCCGGGCATGGTAGCCGCTCCAGCAGCGGAGCGGCCGTGTCCAGCACGGCTGCCCGCGTGAGCAGCAGACCCGGACCGGGCAGCGGGTCCGCGCGGACGGCCTCGTCGGTGGCAAGTACACGGGAGGAGCCACGCATCAGCGTGCCCGTGTGGAAATGCACCGACGACGCCTGCAAGGCGTGGATGCGGCGCGATACGACAGGCGCCCGCCGAACGGCTTCGGCTGGAGCAGGCACGCCGCCAGTGTGCCCGCTCTGCTCATCCCCGATGACAGAGGGGACACGCAGCATCCCGGCCAGATAG
- a CDS encoding helix-turn-helix domain-containing protein has translation MERLLQHLRNLGFTEMEAKVMIELSRQNAASGYEVAKRLGASRSNVYAALQRLAGQGYLRASAGEPVRYSMLPSDELTRMIEGQLQESLRAIEKEMPRAEPAQPTFYNAEGDRNVLESLSRELERAEHEIVLDLWREEAELLRAELEKAEKRGVRLLWSCDNGESVLGPWLPRASGNNGQEPAGRKFSFVIDRRWCMLGMRGENCPTQALITEHPVMTGLLLNHFAQDLILYELEHDMGSELSTRYGWRYEGIIGKYMSAGE, from the coding sequence ATGGAGCGTTTGCTGCAACATCTGCGGAATCTGGGATTTACGGAAATGGAAGCCAAGGTTATGATCGAGCTATCAAGGCAAAATGCGGCCTCCGGCTATGAAGTCGCCAAGCGTCTGGGTGCATCACGCTCCAACGTATACGCGGCTTTGCAGCGTCTGGCCGGGCAGGGGTATCTCAGGGCGAGTGCTGGAGAGCCTGTGCGCTACAGCATGCTGCCGTCGGATGAGCTGACCCGGATGATTGAAGGGCAGTTGCAGGAGTCCCTGCGTGCGATTGAGAAGGAAATGCCAAGAGCAGAGCCAGCCCAGCCGACCTTTTATAACGCGGAGGGCGACCGGAATGTACTGGAAAGCCTGTCACGTGAGCTGGAACGGGCGGAGCATGAGATTGTGCTTGATTTGTGGCGGGAGGAAGCTGAGCTGTTACGGGCAGAATTGGAAAAAGCCGAAAAACGGGGTGTACGGCTGCTATGGTCCTGCGATAATGGCGAAAGCGTGCTGGGACCGTGGCTGCCGCGAGCGTCTGGCAACAACGGACAGGAGCCAGCGGGGCGCAAATTTTCTTTTGTCATTGATCGGCGCTGGTGCATGCTGGGCATGCGGGGAGAGAATTGCCCGACACAGGCGCTCATTACCGAGCATCCGGTGATGACAGGACTGCTGCTGAATCATTTTGCCCAGGATCTGATTCTGTACGAGCTGGAGCATGACATGGGCAGTGAACTGTCGACCCGGTATGGCTGGCGGTATGAGGGCATAATCGGTAAATATATGTCCGCTGGAGAATAA
- a CDS encoding histidine phosphatase family protein: protein MRLYIIRHADPDYPNNTITPEGHLEAQALAKRLSSHGLDRIYASPMGRALDTMRYTADSLGMTHEVEHWTQELGLKLEETPYGRLSHWDLPGEVIRSEMPLPTHDSWKEISYYQGTQSPETFEQLKLHSDEFLKRQGFERVGGKYRILKHTEDRVAVFCHGGFGLTWLAHLLELPLALVWSGFWMPPSSVTTILFDERSKEWATPRCIGFGDVSHLYAEGLPVRPRGIITNFS, encoded by the coding sequence ATGAGATTGTATATCATTCGGCACGCAGATCCTGATTATCCGAACAATACCATAACTCCGGAAGGGCATTTAGAGGCTCAGGCCCTGGCCAAGCGGCTTTCCAGTCATGGACTGGACCGTATTTATGCTTCTCCTATGGGGCGTGCGCTGGATACGATGCGATACACCGCCGATTCTCTCGGTATGACTCATGAAGTGGAGCACTGGACGCAGGAGCTGGGATTGAAGCTGGAGGAAACGCCTTACGGGCGTCTCTCTCATTGGGATTTACCCGGTGAAGTGATCCGCTCTGAGATGCCTCTGCCGACGCATGACTCCTGGAAGGAGATTTCCTATTATCAGGGAACGCAAAGCCCCGAAACCTTCGAGCAGCTAAAGCTGCATTCCGATGAATTCTTGAAGCGCCAAGGCTTTGAGCGGGTTGGGGGCAAATATCGGATTTTGAAGCATACCGAAGACCGGGTGGCCGTATTTTGCCATGGCGGCTTCGGACTGACCTGGCTTGCCCATCTACTGGAGCTGCCACTGGCCCTAGTCTGGTCCGGTTTCTGGATGCCGCCTAGCTCCGTAACCACGATCTTGTTTGATGAGCGTTCCAAGGAGTGGGCGACTCCCCGTTGCATCGGCTTCGGTGACGTCTCCCATCTATACGCAGAGGGCTTGCCCGTCAGGCCCCGTGGCATTATCACCAATTTTAGCTGA
- a CDS encoding SDR family NAD(P)-dependent oxidoreductase: MISIDLSHQTAVVTGGKSGIGKGIVELFIQSGAKVISADISYEEPYRVVHPQLVETHLDISRPDDIERWCNVLFSETGVPDILVNCAGTSTMDYVIDSELADWEKVFSINSTGLYVASKRFAKEMVNAHKPGRIIQIASQAGKNGYRAMGGYCASKHAVLGLTKVMAIELAPQNILVNAVCPGIVETPMKHRERIEGGVIRGMTAQEIYEEDCSQVPLGRTAEVEDVANVVLFLASPLSAYMTGQAINVTGGMTMH; this comes from the coding sequence ATGATTTCGATCGACCTATCTCATCAGACAGCGGTAGTGACAGGTGGCAAGTCAGGCATAGGCAAGGGAATTGTAGAGCTTTTTATTCAAAGCGGGGCCAAAGTGATTTCTGCTGATATTTCTTATGAAGAGCCGTATCGAGTGGTTCATCCGCAGTTGGTTGAAACTCACTTGGACATTTCCAGGCCGGACGATATTGAGAGATGGTGCAATGTACTGTTCAGCGAAACGGGAGTTCCCGATATATTGGTAAACTGTGCGGGCACTTCCACGATGGACTATGTCATTGATAGCGAGTTAGCAGACTGGGAGAAGGTATTTTCTATTAATTCAACTGGATTGTATGTGGCGTCCAAACGTTTTGCCAAAGAAATGGTGAATGCTCATAAGCCGGGACGAATTATTCAAATCGCTTCACAGGCTGGAAAAAATGGATATCGGGCAATGGGAGGGTATTGCGCCTCCAAGCACGCGGTTCTCGGATTAACCAAGGTCATGGCGATTGAGCTTGCACCGCAAAATATTTTGGTTAATGCGGTCTGTCCCGGCATTGTGGAAACGCCGATGAAGCATCGGGAACGGATTGAGGGGGGCGTCATTCGTGGAATGACCGCTCAAGAAATATATGAGGAGGATTGTTCTCAGGTACCTCTGGGAAGAACGGCCGAGGTGGAGGACGTCGCCAATGTGGTGCTGTTTTTGGCAAGTCCGCTTTCTGCCTATATGACAGGGCAAGCGATTAATGTTACAGGCGGAATGACGATGCACTAG
- a CDS encoding carboxymuconolactone decarboxylase family protein, with product MSLRLNYRAVSPSTFKTMMEMEKYISGRFTDKVLYELLKIRVSQINGCSYCLDMHAKDLLKLGDYGDHILQLALWREIPLFTQKERAMLELAEAVTRISEQGVPADLYNRVREHFSEEEYVDLIMAVNVINSWNRIAIATGMYPGSL from the coding sequence GTGAGTTTAAGACTGAATTACAGAGCAGTGAGCCCAAGTACGTTTAAGACTATGATGGAGATGGAAAAATATATTTCCGGACGTTTTACAGACAAGGTGCTGTATGAGCTGCTGAAAATCAGAGTATCCCAGATCAACGGGTGTTCCTATTGCTTGGACATGCATGCCAAGGATCTACTGAAACTGGGGGACTATGGGGATCACATTTTGCAGTTGGCCCTGTGGCGTGAGATTCCTTTGTTCACACAAAAAGAACGTGCTATGCTTGAATTAGCTGAAGCAGTTACCCGTATTTCTGAACAAGGGGTGCCTGCGGATTTGTATAATCGGGTCAGGGAACATTTTAGTGAGGAAGAATATGTGGACTTAATCATGGCGGTTAACGTCATTAACAGTTGGAACCGGATTGCTATTGCGACGGGGATGTATCCGGGTAGTCTCTAA
- the mscL gene encoding large conductance mechanosensitive channel protein MscL, whose protein sequence is MNGKGFIKEFKEFAVRGNVIDLAVGVIIGGAFGKIVTSVVNDIIMPPIGKLLGGMNFPDLYVALRTAEPLNADGTRMTLAQAKDAGIAVLAYGQFINVLLDFMIVAFCVFLLVKGINMLKRKEEEKPPQEKTTKECPHCLSEIPKAATRCAHCTSKLEGYVEAH, encoded by the coding sequence ATGAACGGAAAAGGTTTTATTAAGGAGTTTAAGGAATTTGCTGTACGGGGTAACGTGATTGATCTCGCGGTCGGTGTTATCATCGGTGGAGCGTTCGGCAAGATTGTCACTTCTGTAGTAAATGATATTATTATGCCTCCGATTGGTAAGCTTCTGGGCGGCATGAATTTTCCAGACCTATATGTTGCTTTAAGAACTGCCGAGCCTTTGAATGCTGACGGTACACGCATGACTCTGGCACAAGCCAAAGATGCAGGGATCGCCGTTCTTGCTTACGGACAGTTTATTAACGTCCTGCTTGACTTTATGATCGTGGCCTTCTGCGTGTTCCTGCTGGTCAAAGGAATCAACATGCTGAAGCGTAAAGAGGAAGAAAAACCTCCTCAAGAAAAAACGACCAAGGAGTGTCCACACTGTCTGTCGGAAATTCCCAAGGCTGCAACCCGCTGCGCACATTGTACCTCCAAGCTGGAAGGTTACGTAGAAGCACACTAA